From Candidatus Hydrogenedentota bacterium:
ACCTCCTCCCGGTCTTCATCAAAAGCAGTCATCTGCAAATGGCAATGGGTGTCCACGCCTTTCATGAAGTGGCAGGTCTCCGATCGGGTTTTTTGTTGCGTTTCTTTTTGTGTTTCTTTTTGGCGTTGCCCGCTTTCTGCGCGTCGGCTTGCACATTCTTTCTCGGGTCATCCCGGTTTTCCGGAGCAGGCGGCGGCTTGACCACAAAAGATTTGGAATTGGGGCGTCCTTCATGTTCCTCATCGGTAAGGGACACCTGCCCTTCCTCTTCTCCCTCATGGAAATGAGAAATCTTGGCGGGCTTCAAATCGCCTCGTTCGTAGACTTCATTTTCATAATGTAAACAGCAGAGTAAGCGCCCGCATTGCCCGCTGATTTTTCCCGGGTTGAGCGAGAGGTTCTGACATTTCGCCATGCGCATCGAAATAGGAATGAACGCTTCCAGCCAATGGGCACAACACAAAGGTCTGCCGCAAGTGCCGAGTCCGCCCACCAATTTGGAGCGGTCGCGCACTTGGATATGGCGCAATTCAATACGGCTGTGTAATTCATGGGCAAGATCACGGACGAGTTCTCGGAAATCCACGCGATTTTCAGCCGTGAAAAAGAAGGTGACCTTGTGCCGGTCAAAGGTATATTGCACGTCGACCAGCTGCATGGCTAGATTTCTTTTTTCTATACGTTTGCGGCATAGTTCCAGTGCTTTTTTTTCTTCGCTGTCCAGCGTGTGAAACGATTCTTCGTCGGGGAAGGTCGCCTTGCGCACAACACGCAGCGAAATCTTTTCTTCCATTTCGGACGAACAAGGTTCCGGCGGTAATACGCACCAGCCCCATTCCAGACCCTGATCTGTTTCTACAATAACGGGTTCATCGCGGCGCAAGACGATGTCCCCGCATAAAAAGGCTAATACGCGTCTGGGTTTGCGCAGCCTGATTCTTGCTATATTCATGCGTTGCCGCTCCATTTCTTTTCTTGTATATTCACCCTGTTTCTTATAACACTCAAGGCGCGCTCAACACAAAAAACAGGTCTCTGAATATCCGTTGTTTATTTAAATTTCTTTCGATGTACATCCATGCCTCGGAGATCGCCTTCAGCCGTACGGCGCAGCGATGGGCACAGACTTCTTTGCTGAAATGACTGGTTTGACCGAGATAATGAATAAAAGGCGCATCCGGAACAACACTGTGTACCAGTTCATCACGATACCACGCGTCGAAGAGGACGAGATGTTCAATCATTTCCCGCCGTACAAGACCGGCAATGTGCGCATCTATGGCGTCTTTGTCCGGCGCAGTCTCCTCTTCATCAGGCGCGGTGGATCCGCGCTGCGTTTCCTGCACTTGTTTGGCAATACTTTTTTCCGTCTCTTGAATGTATTTGCCAAACTGCTCACTGAGCGCCAGCGGGTCTTCGCCTTTGGCAAGAGAAAGAATAACATGAAGCACCGTTTCGAGCCGCTTGTTTTCCGTCAATTCTAAAGCCCGCGCCACGCTGCCGCCGGCAAGGGCTGCGAACATGGGCCGCTTCGCCCCGTCCACATCACTGTGTTGCTTCAACAGCGAAGCGATGGTCTCGGTGCTCAACACGCCAAAGCGAACCCGTTGACAACGGGATTGAATGGTGGGCAGCAGGAAACGGGGCTGCCCGGAAATCAGGATGAAGGTCGTATCACTGGGCGGCTCTTCCAAGGTCTTCAAAAATTTGTTTTGCGCCGTCTCGTTCATTCGGTCTGCATCTTCAATCAAAACAATGCGCCGGCCGCTGTCGAAGGGCCTGTAAGCGCTCAGATCGTTAAGTTCGGTGATCACCGATTCCCGAATGATGCGCATCTTGCCCGTGGGCGTGATCAACATCACATCCGTATGATTGCGATGCTCAATCTTGCGGCAGGACAAACACGTATCGCAGGCGTCATCATCGCTTTCCATGCAGTTGACGGCTTTGGCAAATTCCCACGCGGCAAGCCGTTTCCCGACGCCGTCGGGGCCCCAAAAAAGCAGTCCATTAGGGATACGTTTCCTGCGTACAAGATTACGCAAAAGCCGCAAGGCAACCGATTGATCCTGTATTCGCTTAAAACTCATGGGAGCTCCGACTATGGGAAAGCATAAAAGGCAGCATACGCAAATGACGCTGCAGCTGCTGTTGAACCTGCTCAACGGAGAGGGTCGCATCTATGATTGTAATACGTTGTGTGTCTTCTTTTGCAATGCGCAGAAATTCATCGCGTATACGGCCATGAAATGCCATGGACTCTTGCATCATCCGATCCGTGCTGCCCCGATCTGTGGCGCGGCCCATGCCCACTTCCACCGGTAAATCTAACAGGAAGGTGTGCGTAGGCCATGCCTCACCGGCAGCGAGCCGATTCATACGGTCGACGAGATCCGCATCCAGCCCACGGCCCGTGATCTGATACGCATGGGTGGAATCTACATAGCGGTCGCAAAGGACGATTGCGCCCCGGCGCAAGGCAGGCAATACGACTTGGGCAACATGCTGCGCCCGTGCCGCTTGAAACAGCAATAATTCCGTGAGGGGAGCGACGGTTTCATCTACCGTATCCATAAGCAGCCCCCGTATGCGCTCAGAGAGCGGGGTTCCGCCCGGTTCGCGCGTGGCGACCACCTTAAAACCTTGTGCTTCTAAAAACTGTGCTGTAAGGGGCAGTTGCGTTGACTTGCCCGAGCCTTCCCC
This genomic window contains:
- a CDS encoding stage 0 sporulation protein, translating into MNIARIRLRKPRRVLAFLCGDIVLRRDEPVIVETDQGLEWGWCVLPPEPCSSEMEEKISLRVVRKATFPDEESFHTLDSEEKKALELCRKRIEKRNLAMQLVDVQYTFDRHKVTFFFTAENRVDFRELVRDLAHELHSRIELRHIQVRDRSKLVGGLGTCGRPLCCAHWLEAFIPISMRMAKCQNLSLNPGKISGQCGRLLCCLHYENEVYERGDLKPAKISHFHEGEEEGQVSLTDEEHEGRPNSKSFVVKPPPAPENRDDPRKNVQADAQKAGNAKKKHKKKRNKKPDRRPATS
- the holB gene encoding DNA polymerase III subunit delta'; the protein is MSFKRIQDQSVALRLLRNLVRRKRIPNGLLFWGPDGVGKRLAAWEFAKAVNCMESDDDACDTCLSCRKIEHRNHTDVMLITPTGKMRIIRESVITELNDLSAYRPFDSGRRIVLIEDADRMNETAQNKFLKTLEEPPSDTTFILISGQPRFLLPTIQSRCQRVRFGVLSTETIASLLKQHSDVDGAKRPMFAALAGGSVARALELTENKRLETVLHVILSLAKGEDPLALSEQFGKYIQETEKSIAKQVQETQRGSTAPDEEETAPDKDAIDAHIAGLVRREMIEHLVLFDAWYRDELVHSVVPDAPFIHYLGQTSHFSKEVCAHRCAVRLKAISEAWMYIERNLNKQRIFRDLFFVLSAP
- a CDS encoding dTMP kinase, coding for MKGTLITFEGGEGSGKSTQLPLTAQFLEAQGFKVVATREPGGTPLSERIRGLLMDTVDETVAPLTELLLFQAARAQHVAQVVLPALRRGAIVLCDRYVDSTHAYQITGRGLDADLVDRMNRLAAGEAWPTHTFLLDLPVEVGMGRATDRGSTDRMMQESMAFHGRIRDEFLRIAKEDTQRITIIDATLSVEQVQQQLQRHLRMLPFMLSHSRSSHEF